Part of the Musa acuminata AAA Group cultivar baxijiao chromosome BXJ2-7, Cavendish_Baxijiao_AAA, whole genome shotgun sequence genome is shown below.
TAAAGAAAAGAACAGAAGGAACACGAAAGATATAATCTAAAAGGGTTAATTATAAGATTAAAAAGTTACTACTTTTTAATCGAGGTTCCTACATCCTAACAAAATGAATGAAGAACAACGGAAATAGAAGCACAGGAATTCTGATAATAGGAACTAAAAGCATGAAAAAATATCTCCATGACCAGATTGAAACCCTAATTTCTCAACCAATTAAACCATCAAATTGCACAAAAATACACTATGGATGGAAGTAAGAGATTGCATCAGCGTTTCGTAACCGAATCTTCATCTGCTGTTTAAATAAGATGAAAAAAGCATATGGAAACGGATGGTAAACTCATTGTTCTCATAATTATGGGGTTTCGGGGGCAAGAAAAACGATTAAAACCTGGACGCTCGTGGAACCGCTGGTGGCGGGAGTGGAACACCGTAGACCCGCCACGACGGCGGGTTGGCGGCGGCGACCCGCGCCGGCGCCGGTCCTGGGGACCGCCGCGGCGCGGggcaggaggcggcggcggatggTGCTGGCGGAACCGAAGAGAATCGCTGATGCGGGCTTCGGAGGCGGTGTCCCGGCGCTCCTCGTCGTCCTGGCTGTTGGGGCCCGCACCGGTCCGTCTCGGGGACGGAGCAGGCGAGGGTTCCTGCGGCGGCGTCTCCTCGTCTTCGTCTCGCTCGCGGGATCTCATCGATCGCTGACTCGTCTCGCTTCGCATCACGTCGCCTTCAACTACGGCGGAATGCGTCGGAGCGCTCGCTGTGATTTGGTGGGGTTGTCGAACAAATCCGCCCTTAAAACAGAGCGCGAATTCCATGGAAAAGAGCGCGCGCGCGCCGTTTCCATTGGCTTTCCC
Proteins encoded:
- the LOC135585990 gene encoding uncharacterized protein LOC135585990 isoform X2; the protein is MEFALCFKGGFVRQPHQITASAPTHSAVVEGDVMRSETSQRSMRSRERDEDEETPPQEPSPAPSPRRTGAGPNSQDDEERRDTASEARISDSLRFRQHHPPPPPAPRRGGPQDRRRRGSPPPTRRRGGSTVFHSRHQRFHERPGSASSPRRQRLDGQHDPDLYSSTRQRFGRGSQGGRADGRSREVYTACRGSVSEGGYIHGNDPNLTPQEGDWVYHAPYSSNIP